The region CCGACCAGGCCGGAGATCCGCCCGACCGCGTCGTCGATCTCGCCCATCAGCTGCTCGGTCTCGACGCTGTAGGTGAGCCAGCGGACGGCCGGGTCGAGGTTCTCCTTACCGACCGCCAGCGCGACCTGGTCCAGCCAGTCGGTGTCGATACCGGCACCGACCAGCGTCGGGGCGAGCCGCCACCCGTCGACGAAGTCGTGTTCGTCGAGCCAGTCGGCCAGCGTCTCCTCGGCGTCGCTGGTCTCCAGCGCCGACAGCGTCGGGGCGGACGCGGCCCGCTTGACCGCCTCGTCCTGCAACTCGACCAGGTGGTGCAGCCGGGTGCCGTCGAGCCGGCCGTCGGCGATCATGGCGAGCTTGTGCCGCATGCCGGCGACCTGACCGCGCAGCGTCGACGTCGCCCGTACGGCGGCCGCGGCGGGATTGTTCAGCTCGTGGGTCAGCCCGGCCGACAGCGCACCGAGGGCGAGCAACCGCTCCCGCTCACCGAGCATCGTCTGGGTCCGCCGCATGCCGTAGAACAGCCCCTCCAGCAGGTGCACCGCCATCGGGAACCACTCCCGCATGGCGGTGGCGAACACCGCCGCCGGCAACACGAACAGCCGGCAGTCGGTGATCGCCCGCAGCGTGTTGGCATAGAGCTGGTCCGGGTCGTCGGGCATGTACGCCCGGATCGCGCCGCCGTAGACACCGCGCTGGCTGGTCCGGATGACCTCGACCTCCTCGCCGCGCACCCGACCGCTCTGCATCACCGTGCCGTCGAGCAGGACGTAGAAGCAGGTCGCCGGCTCGCCCTCGGCGAAGATGCAGGTCTCCGCCTCGCGCCACTGCACCCGGCCCTGCTCGGCGAGCCAGTCAAGCTGGTCGTCGGTGAGCTTCTCGAACAGGAACAGGGTGCGCAACTGCTCCCGGTCCAGCCGCTCGGTCTCCTGGTCACTCATTGCGCCTCCAGATACCGGTGTACCACCGTGACCGCCATGGCGCCCTCGCCGACCGCCGAGGCGACCCGCTTCACCGAGTCGGCCCGTACGTCACCGGCGGCGAACACCCCCGGCAGGCTCGACTCCAGGTGGTACGGGTCCCTCGGCAGCGACCAGCCGGCCGGCCGCTGCCCGTCGCGCAGCAGCGCCGGTCCGGTGACGATGAATCCGCGCTCGTCGCGCGAGACCACTCCTTCGAGCCAGTTCGTCCGGGGCTCGGCGCCGATGAAGACGAACAGCCAGGAGGTGTCGACCGTACGCGTGCTGCCGGTCCGCCGCTGGCACAGCGTCAGCCGCTCCAGGTGCTCGTCACCGTGCCCGCCGACGACCTCGGTGTTCGGGTGCACGGTGATGTTGGGGGCCCGTTCGACCTGCTCGATCAGGTACCGGGACATCGACGCGGTCAGGCTGTCGCCGCGGATGACGATGTTGACCCGGTGGGCGTACCGGGCGAAGTGCAGGGCCGCCTGGCCGGCGGAGTTCGCGCCGCCGACGATGTAGACCTCCTCGCCGCTGCAACTGGGCGCCTCGGTCGCGGCGGAGCCGTAGAAGACGCCTCGCCCGGTCAGGTCGGCCAGGCCCGGCGCGTCGAGCAGCCGGTAGGAGACGCCGGTGGCCAGCACGGCGGCGTGCGCGGCGAGCGAGGTGCCGTCGCCGAACCGGAGCAGGCGGGCGGTGCCGGCGGCTTCGAGGCCGACCACCTCACGGGTGCTGAGGATCTCGGCGCCGAACTTCAGCGCCTGCCGGCGGGCCCGGTCGGTCAGCTGTGCACCGGACACCCCCTCGGGGAAGCCGAGGTAGTTCTCGATCCGGCTGCTCTGGCCGGCCTGCCCACCGGTTGCCCGCTGCTCGACCAGGACCGTACGCAGTCCCTCGGAGGCGGCGTAGACGGCGGCGCCGAGCCCCGCCGGACCGGCGCCGACCACGATCACGTCGTAGAAGTCGGACGCGGGTGTGGTGCTCAGGCCGACGTGACCGGCCAGGTCCGCCTCCGACGGCGTCGCCAGCGCCTTGCCTTCCGGGGTGATGACCACCGGCACGTCGGCGAGGGTGAGGTTGGCGGCGGCGAGCAGCCGCTCCCCCTCCGGTTCGTCGGCGAGCAGCCACCGGAACGGCACCAGGTTGCGGGCCAGGAAGTCGCGCATCGCGAACGACGGCGCGGACCAGCGGTGCCCGATCACCCGGGTCTCGGTGGCCGTGCTGTCCGGGGTGGCCAGCCACACCTCAAGCAGGCTGTCCAGCACCGGGTAGAGCTTCTCCTCCGGCGGGTCCCAGGGCTTGAGCAGGTAGTGGTCGAGGTCGACGATGTTGATCGCGTCGATGGCGGCGTCGGTGTCCGCGTACGCGGTCAGCAGCACCCGCCGGGCCTGCGGGAAGAGATCCATCGCCGATTCCAGGAACTGGATGCCGTTCATCTGCGGCATCCGGTAGTCGGCCAGCAGCACGGCAACCTGCTCGCCGCGCAGTTTGAGCTCCCGGAGAGCGGCCAGTGCCGCGTCACCGGAGTCAGCCCGGACCACCCGGTACCGGTCGCCGTAACGGCGCCGGATGTCGCGCGCCACGGCACGCGACACCGCGGGATCGTCGTCGACGGTCAGGATCGCGGGGTTCACCATGAAGTTTCATCCTGAAGGGGAGGTTGAGCTGCCTGCCGAGTTCTCCGGCAACCCTAGATGACCGCGACGGCCGCGCCGACCACCTGGTCAACGCCCGACCGGGCGGTAACAGGGTCGAAGGCCGCGTTTTTCCGTACCCGGCGGACGCACCGGCGCCCGCGTGCGAGGCTCGCGACATGCTGCCCAGGGTCGCGGCACGCCGATGCGGGTGCTGATCGTCACCGCCGGGTCACGCGGTGACGTCGCGCCGTACACCGGTCTGGGTGCCCGGCTGCACGCGGCCGGGCACCGGGTCACGATCGCCGCGTTGCCCTCGTTCGCCGGCCTGGTGACCGGCTGCGGCCTGGACTTCGCGCCGCTGCCCGGCGACCTGCGGGCGCTGCGGGCGGCTGGCGGGCGACCGGACCGGTTCGGCGCCGGGCCCCGGAGCCTGGCCGAGTTCGTCCGGCTCGGCACCCGGTTCGTCGACGAGCTCGGCGACGGCATCCGCGCCGCCGCCGACCACGGCGTCGACCTGCTGCTCTGCTCGACCACCACGGCACCGCTGGGCTACTCGGTGGCCGAGCGGCACGGGGTGCCGAGCATGGGGGTGTTCCTGCAACCGATCCACCCGACCCGGGAGTTCCCGCCGATGCTGCTCGGCGGGCGGTCGCTGGGTCGGTGGGGCAACCGGGCCGCCGGCCGGCTGGGACAACTGATCGCCCGGCGGGCCTACGCGAGCGCCTCCCGGCGGCTGCGGAGCCGGTTGGGCCTCGCCCCGACCAGGCTGCACACCCTGGTCGAGGCGGCGATGGTACGCGGCTGGCCGATCCAGCACGGTTTCAGCCCGAGTGTCGTGCCCCGGCCGACGGACTGGCGGCCCGGCCTGGAGGTGGTCGGCTACTGGTGGCCGGCGGAGTCGCCCGACTGGCGACCGTCGCCGACCCTGATCGACTTCCTCGACGCCGGACCGCCCCCGGTGTACGTCGGTTTCGGCAGCATGGTCGGTGGCGACGACCGGTTCCGCGGGCTGGTCACGGCCGCGCTGCGCCGGGCCGGCGTACGCGGGGTGATCCAGGTCGACGACGGGGCGGAGCCGGTCCGGACGGTGTCCGCCGACGTGATCACCATCGGGGAGGCGCCGCACGACTGGCTCTTCCCCCGGATGGCCGCCCTGGTGCACCACGCCGGCTGCGGCACCACCGCGGCCGGGCTCCGGGCCGGGGTGCCGGCGGTCCCGATCCCGATAATGGCCGACCAGCCGTTCTGGGCCGCCCGGCTGGCCGCGCTCGGGGTCAGCCCGGACACCGTGCCGGCCGGACGGCTCGACGTGGACCGGCTCGCCGCCGCGATCCGGGCCGCCGTCACCGAACCGGCCCTCACCGAGCGGGCCCGGGCCGTCGCGGGCCGGCTGGCCGCCGAGGACGGCGCCGGTGCGGTCGTACGGGCGGTCGACCGCCTCGCCGGCTAGCGCCCCCGCCACTCATCCCCGAACGGGCGACATATCCGATCCGCTGCCCGCGACCGGGTCCCGGATGACAGGGTCGGGACAACGGGGCAACACCGAGCAGGACTGGAGGGGGCATGGGCGCCAGGACGTTCGTCGTGGCCGGCGGCACCAGCGGACTCGGGTTGGAGATCGCCCGCAAGCTCGTCACCGACCACCGGGTGTTCGTGCTCGGCAACGTCGCCGACGAGGTCGCCGCCACCACCAGTGAACTCGAATGCGCCGGCGCGACCTGCGACGTCTCCTCGTACGACCGGGTCACGCACGCGCTGCACGACGTGACCCGGCGGTACGGCGCCATCGACGGGCTCGCGCACTGCGCCAGCATGTGGGCCGGCGGCTCGCTGGAGGACATGTCGCCGGACGCGCTGCGCAAGGCCGTCGAGGTCAACGTGCTCGGCACGGTCTACCTGCTGCGCGAGACGCTGATCCGGATGCGCGAACGGGGCCGGGGCAACATCGTCTACATCGGGGCGATGGCGGTCGACAAACCCCGTCCCGGCATCCCGGTCTACCGGGCCACCAAGAACTTCGGCAAGAGCCTGGTCGAGTCGCTCGCCCAGGCCGAGGGCACCGACGGCATCAAGGTGATGCAGATCCACCCCGGGCCCATGCACACCAGGCTCCAGGAACGGGTCGGTGCCGAGTTCCTCGACGAGGTCTACGCCGAGCCCGAGCAGGTGGCCCGGGAGGTCGTACGACTGCTGCTCCTGGAACCCGACGAGCTGTACCTCTCGGGCCAGGAAGTCCTCCGCGCCGACGGCAGGTGGTAAGCGCCGGACCCGCTACCGCCGAGCCGTCCACCTCGGCCTGGGCACCGCTGCGCGGGGCCGCGTACCGCCATCTCTGGCTGGCGCTGCTCGCCGCGAACATCGGCACCTGGATGCAGACCGTCGGCGCGCAGTGGCTGCTGATCGACGAACGCAACGCCTCGACCCTGGTGTCGCTGGTGCAGACGGCGAGCATGCTGCCGATCCTGCTGCTGGCGCTGCCGGCCGGGGCGCTGGCCGACGCGTTCGACCGGCGGCACCTGCTGATCGCGGTGCAGGTCTACCTCGCCGCGGTCGGCCTGCTGCTGACCGTGCTGACCGCGACCGGCCGGATGCCGCCGGCCCTGCTGCTCACCCTCACCTTCGCCATCGGCGTCGGGCAGGCGCTGACGCTGCCGTGCTGGGCGGCGATCATCCCGGAACTGGTCCCGCGCAACCAGTTGCAGTCCGCCTCGGCGCTCGGCTCGATCAGCGTGAACGCGGCCCGGTCGATCGGCCCGGCGATCGCCGGACTGCTGATCGCCCGGTCCGGGGTGGCACCGGTCTTCGCGATCAACGCGATCGCCGTACTGGTCTTCGGGTTCGCGCTGTTGCGCTGGCGTACCGACCACGCCCGCGCGGTCGAGGTGCCGGAGCGGTTCACCGCCGCGCTGCGGGCCGGTGGGCGGTTCGTCCGGCACTCGCCGGTGGTCCGCCGGCTGCTGTTGCGGGCGCTGCTGTTCCTCGTCCCCGGCAGTGCGCTGTGGGCGCTGCTGCCGCTGGTGGCGAACCGCCAACTGCACCTGAACTCCAGCGGGTACGGCATCCTGCTCGCCGCGCTCGGCGTCGGCGCGATCGCCGGCGGGGTGATCCTGCCCTGGGTACGGGTGCACCTGACCGCCGGCCAGTTCCTGCTCACCGCCGGCCTGCTGTACGGCGCGGCGCTGATCGTCGTCGCGCTGGTGTCCAGCCTGCCGGTGGTGCTGGTCGCGCTGGTCCCGGCCGGGGTGGCCTGGGTGACCGTGCTGTCGAACCTGAACGCGGAGATCCAGCTCTACCTGCCCGGCTGGGTACGCGCCCGCGGGCTGGCCGTCTACCAGGTGGTCTTCGCCGGTGGGCAGGCGGTCGGCGCCCTGGTGTGGGGGGTGGTCGGCGACATGGCCGGGCTGGTCGCCGCGCATCTCGCCGCGGCCGTGCTGATGCTGCTCGGCGCGGTGACCGTACGCCTGTGGCCGCTGCCCGACCTGCGCGGCAACAACCAGGACCCGGAGTCCTACTGGCCGGCGCTGCGCCTGACCCACGAACCCGACCCGCGGATCGGACCGGTGGTGGTCCTGGTGACGTACGTGGTGCGGGCCGAGTGCGAGAACGCGTTCATCGACGCGATGGAGCTGGTACGGGGTTCGCGGCAGCGTACCGGCGCCAGCCGCTGGGGCCTGTACCGCGAGGGTGAGTCACCGGCGTGTTTCGTCGAGGTCTACCAGCTGCCCTCCTGGGACGAGCACCTGCGCCAGCACGGCGGCCGGTTGACCGGCACCGACCGGGAGGCGGAGCAGCGGGCACTGGCGTTGGCCGACGGCAGCCCGCGGGTACGTCACCTGCTGCCCACCGAGGCCGGCTCGTGAGCGGGAACGCGCGCCGCCCGCTGCGGATCCGGGCCGCCGGGGAGGGCACCCGGGTCAACCGCCTGGAACTCTTCTTCGACCTGGTCTTCGTCTACGCCTTCTTCAACGTCTCACGGGCGACCACCGACAACCTCACCGGCATCGGTCTGCTGCACGCGCTGCTGATCATCGCGCTGCTCTGGTGGTGCTGGGTCGCCTACGCCTGGGCCGGCAACGCGATCCGGTCCGGCGAGGGAATGGTGCCGGCGGTGCTGTTCCCGGTCATGGCCGCGATCTTCGTCGTGGCCCTGACCGTCGAGGAGGCATTCTTCGACATCCCCGGTGGCCTGTCCGGCCCGCTCGTCTTCGCCTGCTGCTATTTCGTGATCCGGATGCTGTACGTGGTGTTGCAGTGGCACGCCGCCGCCGACCAGCCGCAACTGCGCGTCCAGATGGTCCGGGTCAGCGCGACGATAGTGGTCGCCACCGGGTTCCTGCTGCTCGCCGCGTTGGTGCCGGAGATGCTGCTGCACGGGTCGGCCCGTACCTGGACCCAGATCGGCTTCTGGCTGCTCGCCGTGGTGGTCGAGTACTGCTCCGGTTTCCTGGCGGCCCCGACCGGCTGGCGGATCGCCTCGGCCGACCACTGGGCCGAACGCTTCTCGCTGATCCTGCTGGTCGCGTTCGGCGAACTGATCATCTCGGTCGGGGTCGGCGGCACCCAGCTCCCCCATCCGATCACCTGGCCGCTGATCATCGCGGCGGTGCTCGGCATCATGGTGACCGCCGCCCTCTGGTGGGCGTACTTCGACATCGTGGCGCTCGCCGCCGAGCAGGCGCTGCACGCCGCGCACGGGCTGCACCGGGTGGTACTCGCCCGGGACGCCTACATCTACCTGCACCTGCCGATGATCGCCGGGCTGATGCTGCTGTCGCTGGGCGGCAAGGAGGCGCTCAAGCACATCGGCGACCCGAACATCGGATCCGTCCCGATACACCCGGTCGCGATCACCCTGCTGTACGGCGGGATGATCCTCTATCTGCTCGGCCACCTCGGCTTCCAGGTGCGCATGCTGGGCACGGTGACCTGGACCCGGGTCGGCACGATCACGCTGACCGCCGCGCTGATCCCGCTCGCCGTCAACGTGCCCGGACTGATGGCCCTGGTCCTGCTGGCCGCGACGAGCGTCGCCCTCGTCGGCAGTGAACTCGTCCTGCTCGCCAGCTCCCGCCGCAGCATCCGGGCGGCGGTCCTGGAGGAGCGTCTCGCGAGCGAGGCCCGGGAGACCGCCTGGCGCCGCCAACACCGGTGACGAACGGCCCGGCCGCGGTCCGGACGAGCCACGACCGACCCGCCCCGACGGAAAGATCCACATCCGGTACCGGCGCCGCCCGCCCCGGGGTCGTTAGGATTCGACCGGTGAGCTGCCCGGCACCGGCGCACCGCGACCGGTGCCCACCGGCGGCGGAAATGGGGAGAAGATGGGCCTGCGCCAGGACGCCGCGACAATCCAGGACGAGTTGGCCGCGCTCCGCCGGGAGCTGCACCAGATCCCGGAGATCGGCCTGCACCTGCCACGGACCCAGGAACGGGTGCTCGCCGCGCTCGCCCCGCTGCCACTGGAGATCAGCACCGGCACCGACCTCACCTCGATCACCGCCGTGCTGCGCGGCGGCCGTCCCGGCCCGGCGGTGCTGCTCCGGGGGGACATGGACGCCCTGCCCGTCGCCGAGGGCATCTCCGGCCTGGCCTACGCCTCCCGGCACGACGGCGTCATGCACGCCTGCGGCCACGACCTGCACACCGCCGGGCTGGTCGGCGCCGCGCGACTGCTCAGCGCCCGCCGCGACGAACTCGCCGGGGACGTGGTGTTCATGTTCCAGCCCGGCGAGGAGGGCTTCGACGGCGCCAGCCACATGATCTCCGAGGGGGTGCTTACCGCCGCCGGCCGCCCGGTCGTCGCCGCGTACGGGCTGCACGTGCTCTCCGGCACCCTCGACCGGGGTGTCTTCTCGTCCCGGCCCGGCTCGCTGATGGCCGCCTCCGCCGGGCTGTTCGTCCGGGTTGTCGGGGCCGGCGGGCACGGCTCCACCCCGCACCGCACACTCGACCCGATCCCGGTCGCCGCCGAGATGGTCACCGCGTTGCAGACCATGGTCACCCGCCGGTTCGACGTGTTCGACCCGGTGGTGCTGACCGTCGGCGTGTTCCAGGCCGGCACCCGGCGCAACATCATCCCGGACGACGCGAACTTCGAGGCGACCGTACGGAGCTTCTCCTCGGAGACGAACGCACAGGCCGGCGCGTACGCGATCGAGCTGTGCGAGCACATCGCCGCCGCGCACGGGATGCGGGCCGAGGTCCGGTTCGAGCAGGAGTACCCGGCGACGGTCAACGACGCCACCGAGCACGAGTTCGTCGCGGCGACCGTACGCGACGTGTTCGGCCCGGACCGGTTCGCGGACCTGGTCGAACCGATGACCGGCTCCGAGGACTTCTCCCGCGTCCTGGACCTGGTACCGGGGGCGTACCTCTTCCTCGGCGCCTGCGTTGGCGACCCGAAGACGGCACCGAGCAACCACTCGCCACGGGCCGCCTTCGACGACAGCGTGCTCGCCGACGGGGCCGCCCTGCTCGCCGAACTCGCCGTCCGGCGACTCAGCCCGCCGCGCGTACCCTGACCAATACCGTGGGTGCACCCACCGCTGGCCCCCGTACAGGGAGGTAGCCCCGATGAGTACGACCGGCGACCCGTTCTCCGTCCGGCTCCGTCAGGCGACCTGGTCCGAGCATCAGGCGGCCGAGTCCGAGAGGTACGTCTCGGCGCTGATCGCGGGTGACCTCGACCGCGCCGACTACGCCACCCTGGTGGCCCAGCACCACGCCATCTACCGGGCGTTGGAGACCGTCGCCGACGAACTGCGCGACCACCCGGTGGTGGGGCGGTTCGTCGACGACCGGCTGACCCGGCTGCCCGCGCTCGACGCCGACCTGGAGTTCCTCGCCGGGCCGGACTGGGCCGACCACCTACCGACCAACCCGACCACCCTGGCGTACGCGGCCCGGATCCGTACGGTCGGCGCGTCCTGGCCGGCCGGGTTCGTCGCCCACCACTACACCCGCTACCTGGGCGACCTCTCCGGCGGGCTGGCCATCGGCCGGGCGCTGAGCCGCACCTACCGCCTCGGTGACGGCCCCGGCGCGACGTTCTACCGGTTCGCCGGGATCCCCGACCCGCGCGCCTACAAACAGGCGTACCGGGAACGCCTGGACGCGCTGCCGCTGGACGAGGGCCAACGGGTGGCGGTCGTCGACGAGGTCCGGGTCGCCTACCGGTGCAACATCGCCGTACTCTCCGAACTCGGGCGGGCGACGGGCCGGGCCGGAGAGGTGGCGGCATGAGCGACACGGACGTGTTCACCCCGGACGTGGTCGCCGCGATCGGTCGCCACATGAACGACGACCACGCCGACGACTCGCTGCTCATCTGCCGTACGCTCGGTGGCCAGCCGGACGCGACCGGGGCCCGGATGAGCGGCCTGGACGCCGACGGCATCGAGTTCGACGCCGCCGTCGACGGCATCACCGTGCCGGTCCGGGTCCCGTTCGGGCACCGGCTGACCGAGCGGGCCGAGGTCCGCCGGGAGGTGGTCCGGATGTACCGCGAGGCGTGCGAGTCGCTCGGCTTGCAACCGGGGCAACCGGGATGACCCGTGTTCGTCCCCACCCGCCGGGTCCATCGTGGAGCCGGGACCGATTCGCCGCAGGATGAGAGGCACCACAGACGTGACCAGCGCAGTTCCGCAACGGGTCCTGGTGACCGGCGCCGCCGGGCTGATCGGCCGGGCCGTCCTGGCCGACCTCGCCGACCGGGGCGTGTCGGCGACCGCACTCGTCCTGGCGGCCGCCGACGACCTGCCGGCGAGCCGGATCGTGGTCGGTGACGCCGGTGACCCCGAGATCGTCCGCTCCGCGCTGGACGGCGTGGACGCCGTGGTGCACCTGGCGGCGATCCCGGCACCGCACCTGGACACCGCCCAGGCGGTGTTCACCCGCAACACCCGGGCGACCTTCGCCGTGCTGGAGGAGGCCGGCAGGGCCGGCGTACGCCGGGCGGTGATCGCGTCCAGCTTCTCGGTGACCGGCCTGCCGTGGGCCGACGTGGACCTGCATCCGGCGTACGTGCCGGTCGACGAGCGGCTGCCGTTGCAGGTGACCGACCCGTACGCGCTCGGCAAGCAGGCCGACGAGGCGACCGCCGAGATGATGGCCCGCCGGCACGGGGGCAGCGTCGTCGCGCTCCGGCTGCCGTTCGTCGGACAGCACGACGACCGGTTGGCCCACCGGTCCGCCGAGTTCGCGCGGGACCCGGGCTCCGGCGCCGGGGATCTGTGGAGCTACCTCGACGTACGCGACGCCGCGCGGGCCTGCTGGCTCGGGCTCACCCGGCCCGGTCCGGGAGCGCACGTGCTCTTCGTCGCCGCCGACGACATCCTCGCCCCGTTCCCGACCGCCGAACTGCTCGACCGGTACCACCCCGACGTGCCCCGGCGGGCGGCGCTGCCCGGCCGGTCCTCGGCGATCGACACCCGGGCCGCCCGGGACGTGCTGGGCTTCGAACCGGAACACCGGTACGTGGCCGATCCGGCACTCCTGTCCTGAGCCGGCTCCCGCCACCCCCGCCCCCACCACCCCCGCGCCGCCGGCTGATCGGCGTGCCCGCACGAGCCGAAGAGGACCGATGACCGAGGCCGAACTGCCCGTACTGCCCGAGACCCAGGCGCCCTGGCCGGCCCGGGACGGCGTGCGGATCACCCGGGTACGGGCGATCGTCACCGCGCCCGAGGGGCCGCCGCTGGTGGTGGTCCGGATCGACACCAACGAACCCGGCCTGTACGGGCTCGGCTGCGCCACCTTCACCCAGCGGTTCGCCGCCGTGGTCGCGACCATCGAGCAGCACGTGGCGCCGATGCTGATCGGTCGGCACCCGGCCGACATCGAGGACATCTTCCGGATGGTCCACTTCTCGTCGTACTGGCGTAACGGGCCGGTGACCAACAACGCGCTGGCTGGGGTGGACCTGGCGCTGTGGGACATCGCCGGCAAGCGGGCCGGGATGCCGGTCTACGAACTGCTCGGCGGGCGGGTCCGCACCGCCGCCCAGTGTTACAGCCACGCGGGCGGGTCGACCGTGACCGAGACCCTGGACCAGGCGCGGGAGCTCATGGCGGCCGGCTACCGGCACATCCGGCTCCAGGTCGGTCAGCCGGGCCTGGGCGCGTACGGCGCCGCCGGGGTGGGCGGCGGCTACCCGGGGCAGCCGTACCCGGACGGGTGGGACGTGCAGCAGTACCTGCGGACCACCCCGGCGCTGTTCGCCGCCGCCCGTACCGAGTTGGGCGAGGAGGTGGAGCTGCTGCACGACGTACACAGCCGGCTCACGCCGAAGCAGGTGGTGCTGCTGGCCCGCGCGCTGGAACCGTACCGGTTGTTCTTCCTGGAGGACGTGATCGCGCCGGAGGAGTACGACCGGCTGCCGCAGATCCGCGCCGAGTCGCCGGTGCCGATCGCGGTCGGCGAGCAGGTCAGCTCGGTCGCGGACGCCGCCCGGCTGGTCCTCGGCGGCGGGGTGGACCTGCTCCGGCTGCACATCACCGCGGTCGGCGGGCTGACCCCGACCCGCAAGCTGGTGGCGCTCTGCGAGCTGACCGGGGTGAAGACCGCCTGGCACGCGCCGGCCGACGTCTCCCCGATCGGTGCGGCGGCGAACGTGGCCCTCGACGTCACCACGCCCGCGTTCGGTATCCAGGAGGGCCACGAGTACAACGAGGCCGCCCGCGAGGTCTTCCCCGGCACGCTGGTGGCCCGCAACGGTTACCTCTACCCGAACGACGCACCCGGTTGGGGAATCGAGTTGGACGAGCGGCTCGCCGCGAACTACCCGCCAGTCACCCACCTGCACGAACGCTGGTCGGCGCGGGTCCGCCGCCCGGACGGCGGCATCGAGGCGCCGTAGGTGTCACCCGGTCCGGTGGGGCCGGGCCGGCGGGTGGTCAGCGGTGGAAGCCGACGAACCAGCCGGGGTGGTCGGTGTACCGCATCGGGTGGCGGCGCGGGTCCGCGACGCCGAGACCGGTGCTGGCCAGCAGCTGTTGGACGCCGCCGTCGCCGGTGCGGTGGTAGCCGGTGGGAACACAGTCCCGCACGTCCGGGGAGCCACCGGCGGACAGGTTGAAGTCGCCGCCGACGACCACCGGGGCGGTCGACCCGACCGTTGCCCGGATCGCGGGTATCTCGACGTCCAGCAGCCGCCGGCACTGTCGCATCGCGATCGACGACGACAGGTACGTCAGGTGCGTCGTACAGGCGTAGTAGGTGCCGGCCGCCGCCACGCACAGCCACACCCGCAGCTCGTCCGGGTAGCCGCCCTGGTCCGGGTAGAGCCCGTTGAACACCGACACGGCACCCCGGTCGGCGGCGGGCACCCGGCCGAGGATCCCGATGCCGTACGCGTCGCCGTTGCGGCACCGGTAGGGTCGCGAGCCGTCGGGCAGGTCCCCGGCCGGTTGGAACGCCCAGAAGACCCGGTCGGCCGGGAAGTTGCGGACCATCGCCGGGTGCAGGGCGGTCGCCACGTCGTCGCGGCAGATCTCGTTGAGGGTCACCACCTGCGGGCGCAGCGCCGTGATCGCCGCGTACGCCTCACCGACCGCCCGGCCGTTGTTCAGCGCCGCGTAGCAACCGGCAAA is a window of Micromonospora sp. NBC_01699 DNA encoding:
- a CDS encoding M20 metallopeptidase family protein, yielding MGLRQDAATIQDELAALRRELHQIPEIGLHLPRTQERVLAALAPLPLEISTGTDLTSITAVLRGGRPGPAVLLRGDMDALPVAEGISGLAYASRHDGVMHACGHDLHTAGLVGAARLLSARRDELAGDVVFMFQPGEEGFDGASHMISEGVLTAAGRPVVAAYGLHVLSGTLDRGVFSSRPGSLMAASAGLFVRVVGAGGHGSTPHRTLDPIPVAAEMVTALQTMVTRRFDVFDPVVLTVGVFQAGTRRNIIPDDANFEATVRSFSSETNAQAGAYAIELCEHIAAAHGMRAEVRFEQEYPATVNDATEHEFVAATVRDVFGPDRFADLVEPMTGSEDFSRVLDLVPGAYLFLGACVGDPKTAPSNHSPRAAFDDSVLADGAALLAELAVRRLSPPRVP
- a CDS encoding biliverdin-producing heme oxygenase, encoding MSTTGDPFSVRLRQATWSEHQAAESERYVSALIAGDLDRADYATLVAQHHAIYRALETVADELRDHPVVGRFVDDRLTRLPALDADLEFLAGPDWADHLPTNPTTLAYAARIRTVGASWPAGFVAHHYTRYLGDLSGGLAIGRALSRTYRLGDGPGATFYRFAGIPDPRAYKQAYRERLDALPLDEGQRVAVVDEVRVAYRCNIAVLSELGRATGRAGEVAA
- a CDS encoding DUF2470 domain-containing protein; the protein is MSDTDVFTPDVVAAIGRHMNDDHADDSLLICRTLGGQPDATGARMSGLDADGIEFDAAVDGITVPVRVPFGHRLTERAEVRREVVRMYREACESLGLQPGQPG
- a CDS encoding NAD-dependent epimerase/dehydratase family protein yields the protein MTSAVPQRVLVTGAAGLIGRAVLADLADRGVSATALVLAAADDLPASRIVVGDAGDPEIVRSALDGVDAVVHLAAIPAPHLDTAQAVFTRNTRATFAVLEEAGRAGVRRAVIASSFSVTGLPWADVDLHPAYVPVDERLPLQVTDPYALGKQADEATAEMMARRHGGSVVALRLPFVGQHDDRLAHRSAEFARDPGSGAGDLWSYLDVRDAARACWLGLTRPGPGAHVLFVAADDILAPFPTAELLDRYHPDVPRRAALPGRSSAIDTRAARDVLGFEPEHRYVADPALLS
- a CDS encoding enolase C-terminal domain-like protein, encoding MTEAELPVLPETQAPWPARDGVRITRVRAIVTAPEGPPLVVVRIDTNEPGLYGLGCATFTQRFAAVVATIEQHVAPMLIGRHPADIEDIFRMVHFSSYWRNGPVTNNALAGVDLALWDIAGKRAGMPVYELLGGRVRTAAQCYSHAGGSTVTETLDQARELMAAGYRHIRLQVGQPGLGAYGAAGVGGGYPGQPYPDGWDVQQYLRTTPALFAAARTELGEEVELLHDVHSRLTPKQVVLLARALEPYRLFFLEDVIAPEEYDRLPQIRAESPVPIAVGEQVSSVADAARLVLGGGVDLLRLHITAVGGLTPTRKLVALCELTGVKTAWHAPADVSPIGAAANVALDVTTPAFGIQEGHEYNEAAREVFPGTLVARNGYLYPNDAPGWGIELDERLAANYPPVTHLHERWSARVRRPDGGIEAP
- a CDS encoding endonuclease/exonuclease/phosphatase family protein; the encoded protein is MTFLPRLPRRRTERGSTGIGAVAGLIVLLSLAVVAGSAPVQPGRPRPQVDPVSGVQRFCPEVGPCAELGGWGGAGDGREPEPEPEPEPSPDRSPTPSGGTPFGVLQLNLCNSGFAGCYAALNNGRAVGEAYAAITALRPQVVTLNEICRDDVATALHPAMVRNFPADRVFWAFQPAGDLPDGSRPYRCRNGDAYGIGILGRVPAADRGAVSVFNGLYPDQGGYPDELRVWLCVAAAGTYYACTTHLTYLSSSIAMRQCRRLLDVEIPAIRATVGSTAPVVVGGDFNLSAGGSPDVRDCVPTGYHRTGDGGVQQLLASTGLGVADPRRHPMRYTDHPGWFVGFHR